A single Cucumis sativus cultivar 9930 unplaced genomic scaffold, Cucumber_9930_V3 scaffold78, whole genome shotgun sequence DNA region contains:
- the LOC116406239 gene encoding FCS-Like Zinc finger 7-like, protein MMLLGKRPRGQMKRTASVSGITVDLSHVEGQQPSEDQNPTTGDIPKVICSTQTLDSDVMNYTLSFVSPRGRKNLSPAASFNKDSDHRSSDHFLRSCTFCRRRLSPGRDIYMYMGDTAFCSAECREQKMEQDWRKEKGTTTVHRPA, encoded by the exons ATGATGTTACTCGGGAAGCGTCCACGAGGCCAAATGAAGAGAACGGCCAGTGTATCAGGCATCACCGTAGATCTCAGCCACGTCGAGGGTCAACAGCCGTCTGAAGATCAGAATCCGACCACCGGAGATATTCCTAAAGTCATCTGCAGCACCCAAACTTTGGATAGTGATGTAATGAATTATACGTTATCTTTTGTGTCACCAAGAGGCCGCAAAAATCTCTCCCCCGCCGCCAGCTTTAACAAAGACTCTGACCACCGTTCTTCCGATCACTTTCTCCGTAGTTGCACCTTCTGTCGCCGCCGTCTATCTCCCGGCCGTGACATTTATATGTACAT GGGAGATACAGCTTTTTGTAGTGCCGAGTGCAGAGAGCAGAAGATGGAACAAGATTGgagaaaagagaagggaaCCACCACCGTCCATCGGCCGGCGTGA